Proteins from a single region of Candidatus Thermoplasmatota archaeon:
- a CDS encoding aspartate aminotransferase family protein → MSEKIPGPKSAALLAEQRRYDSNALVYPNQVPLALSRGLGATVEDVDGNIFIDFSGGVGALNVGHSNPEVVLAIKKQAEKFTHGLDFPSAPRVALSRKLVELAPGELRGKSKVLMCGPTGADAVEAAIKLTKFHTKKPGIVSFEGGWHGVSGVALSLTAKRAAKANYLPGVSEIYFAPYPYCFRCPFGMKHPECGLACAHYLEHLIKDSDTGLAAPGGLLIEPIQGEGGIVVPPKGYMKEVRSICDDNGLLLIADEIQTGFCRTGKMFAVEYEGITPDIMTVSKSMGSGLPNSGIVFRKELDTWAPGAHVGTFRGNALSCAAGVAGIKFMEDHKLADRSARLGQKVLKRCLELKAKFDALGDVRGRGLYVGVEFVKRNAKRSPDADLLARLQKECFLKGLIVWKGGRGANVARIMPALVVSDEILDAGMTIFEEGLKAATKS, encoded by the coding sequence GTGTCCGAGAAGATCCCGGGCCCGAAGTCGGCTGCCCTCCTTGCCGAGCAGAGAAGGTACGACTCGAACGCATTGGTATATCCGAACCAAGTGCCCCTAGCCCTGTCGAGAGGTCTCGGGGCGACCGTCGAGGATGTCGATGGGAACATCTTCATCGATTTCAGCGGAGGAGTCGGGGCGTTGAACGTGGGCCACTCGAACCCAGAGGTCGTCCTCGCCATCAAGAAACAAGCGGAGAAGTTCACTCATGGCCTCGACTTCCCATCCGCGCCTAGAGTCGCTCTGTCAAGGAAGCTGGTGGAGCTCGCTCCGGGGGAATTGAGGGGCAAATCGAAGGTCCTGATGTGTGGACCTACTGGTGCCGACGCTGTCGAAGCTGCGATCAAGCTAACGAAGTTTCACACGAAGAAGCCGGGAATAGTTTCCTTCGAAGGCGGTTGGCACGGTGTCTCCGGAGTAGCTCTGTCATTGACCGCGAAGCGAGCGGCCAAGGCGAACTACCTTCCGGGCGTTTCTGAGATATACTTCGCTCCGTACCCGTACTGTTTCAGGTGCCCGTTCGGCATGAAGCATCCGGAATGCGGCCTAGCTTGCGCTCACTACCTTGAGCATCTGATCAAGGATTCGGACACTGGACTCGCTGCGCCAGGTGGATTGCTCATAGAGCCGATCCAGGGGGAGGGCGGGATAGTTGTCCCGCCCAAGGGCTACATGAAGGAGGTTAGGAGCATATGCGACGATAACGGGCTGCTCCTGATTGCGGATGAGATCCAGACGGGCTTCTGCAGGACCGGCAAGATGTTCGCGGTCGAGTACGAAGGCATCACGCCTGACATCATGACGGTGTCGAAGTCGATGGGCAGCGGCTTGCCGAACTCGGGGATCGTCTTCAGAAAGGAACTTGACACATGGGCTCCCGGAGCGCACGTAGGGACCTTTCGTGGCAATGCGCTTTCATGTGCCGCTGGAGTGGCTGGGATCAAGTTCATGGAGGACCATAAGCTGGCGGATCGGTCGGCGAGGCTCGGCCAGAAGGTTCTCAAGCGATGCCTGGAGCTCAAGGCCAAGTTCGACGCCCTAGGTGATGTCAGGGGTCGTGGATTGTACGTCGGCGTCGAATTCGTCAAGAGGAATGCAAAGCGCTCGCCTGATGCGGATCTTCTTGCCAGGCTCCAGAAGGAATGCTTCCTGAAAGGGCTCATTGTCTGGAAGGGCGGCAGGGGGGCCAATGTCGCGCGGATCATGCCCGCTCTTGTGGTCTCTGATGAGATCCTCGACGCTGGCATGACGATTTTCGAGGAAGGTTTGAAGGCGGCCACGAAGAGCTGA
- a CDS encoding FAD-binding oxidoreductase produces the protein MDYAEKAEPMGIPIEYWDGDRIAREIGTSAYAGGLYDPNAAEVNPMKMVLALKKAAETLGVVVYENSPVLKANEGKPARLLVGGGDGENHTVSANALVLGTDGYTTKLGFFRNSVIVSHTEIAATTKLDEGIFSRIGWNSRIPFHDDHIYLFHFGTTEDDRITIGAGNVEYFFNDSITYKNDLNKRRKALKKELVRVHPELKDVEFEYVWSGVMTFSLDMAQSVGVTGKDKNIYYGLGYAGHGVSLAFLFGKVIADMLSGRGDEWKQMPFYQHRLPPYVPPEPLRYLAVKTYMGYLRFLDLAGGR, from the coding sequence ATGGATTACGCGGAGAAAGCTGAGCCGATGGGGATTCCGATAGAGTACTGGGACGGGGATCGTATCGCGCGTGAAATTGGCACCAGTGCGTATGCAGGAGGTCTGTACGACCCGAACGCCGCCGAAGTGAACCCGATGAAGATGGTGCTGGCACTCAAGAAGGCGGCGGAGACCCTGGGAGTGGTCGTCTACGAGAACAGTCCCGTACTCAAGGCAAACGAGGGCAAACCCGCTCGTCTGCTCGTAGGTGGGGGTGATGGAGAGAATCATACCGTGTCGGCCAATGCCCTAGTCCTTGGCACGGACGGCTACACGACGAAGCTAGGCTTCTTCAGGAATAGCGTCATCGTGTCTCATACCGAGATAGCGGCGACAACGAAACTCGATGAAGGCATCTTCTCGAGGATAGGCTGGAACAGCAGGATTCCCTTCCACGACGACCATATCTACTTGTTCCATTTTGGCACGACGGAGGACGACAGGATCACTATTGGGGCAGGCAATGTGGAGTACTTCTTCAACGACAGTATCACTTACAAGAATGATCTGAATAAGAGGAGAAAGGCCCTGAAGAAGGAGCTGGTCAGGGTCCACCCAGAGCTGAAGGATGTGGAGTTCGAGTATGTGTGGAGCGGCGTGATGACATTCTCCCTCGACATGGCCCAATCCGTCGGAGTGACGGGCAAGGACAAGAACATCTACTACGGTCTGGGATATGCGGGACATGGCGTTTCCCTCGCTTTTCTTTTTGGCAAGGTCATCGCGGACATGCTATCAGGAAGAGGAGACGAATGGAAGCAGATGCCATTCTACCAGCACAGACTCCCCCCTTATGTTCCGCCGGAACCTCTGAGGTATCTCGCGGTCAAGACCTACATGGGTTATCTGAGGTTCCTGGACCTCGCCGGGGGCAGGTAA
- a CDS encoding FAD-binding oxidoreductase: MKHDENLSLWRNDNLARNPSLKNDIKVDVAVIGAGYTGLSAAYHIKKHQPDKEVVVLEAEGAGHGASGRNGGMCLNQPSIDYMTMAHPKSHKLTYDATAQCIKEIAELMKAQGFGAYIRPSGSLMTNVDKKGV, encoded by the coding sequence ATGAAACATGACGAGAACCTGAGCCTGTGGAGGAACGACAATCTAGCCAGGAATCCCTCGCTCAAGAACGACATCAAGGTCGATGTCGCAGTGATAGGGGCGGGATACACTGGATTATCGGCCGCGTATCATATCAAGAAACACCAACCTGACAAAGAAGTAGTGGTGCTGGAAGCAGAAGGTGCCGGACACGGCGCATCTGGGAGAAACGGAGGGATGTGCCTCAACCAGCCCAGCATCGACTACATGACCATGGCACATCCGAAGAGCCATAAGCTAACGTACGATGCCACTGCGCAGTGCATCAAAGAGATCGCAGAACTGATGAAGGCACAGGGATTCGGAGCCTACATAAGACCCAGCGGCTCCCTCATGACCAACGTTGACAAGAAGGGGGTTTAA